Within the Salvia hispanica cultivar TCC Black 2014 chromosome 4, UniMelb_Shisp_WGS_1.0, whole genome shotgun sequence genome, the region TTTTTCCCCTCTATCTCCAACTTCTAATGTCATGTGTTCATCTTCCCTCACAATTTGAAGAACCGAATCTGATTTATCAtgttttagtaaaattttttattgtatgaTCAACAGGATATGCGCAAAAAGTATGGAACAGTCAGTAAGTTAATGGATGTGACATACGTAAACACAGTAAACAAAAATGCTGGAAAAGCCTGTAAATCCCTTCTACCTCCTGGGAACTTGAAAAGAAAGGTTATCGCTGAAGCTAGCAGCAGGAATATCATGAAAAGTCAGGGTGCTGATGGTTCTGGGATAACTTCTGCAAAAGATGCAACAAGCACTATAACAGCGTCTGCAGAAAGGTTTAGAGAACCATTACCATGCAAAGGTAGAAAGGAGCTGTTAAGCCTGGCGCAGGACGCCATGCAGGTGCAGGGTGGAAATCATGGATCTGTCGATGCTCCCAAatcaaagagaaaaagagtTGCTGCACCTAGTGGGGATGCATGTAACAAACTTTTGCATGTCACTCCAATGCCACTGTATGCCAATGGAAAGACCGTTTGTGGGGCTGGATTACTTAAAACCAAAGGTTCTCTGCTCCTTTTGTTAATCATGTGTGATTTGTTGGCTGATTTCATTAATTGAAATATCTGAGCTGGGATTTACTAATCATCTGCGGGGCTGCCGGGCTGGGATTCAGTAATCCTTACTTGTTAGCTGAATTCATTAATTGAAATATCAGAGCTTTTATGTACACGGGTTTTAACTGATAATAATTGTTTAATACTTTGTTTATAGGAGATGGGAAGCCTGCCAGAGAGGGTCCTTGTGCAGGAACTAAAGGCTTTAAGGCTCCAGAAGTAAGTTGTTTGAAcgtttttctttattattttactcatTTCTTCCCGATTTGTGGTAAAATGGAACCtactttttttacttcaaaacAGTTtgctaaaataaaatgcaagtgCATTCAGTAATCATAAATCAGAGAAATTTGTCTCAGATAAATAcatcattaaaatttcaaggaATGAAACTTTGCTTTCCATTATAAGCTAAATGGCCATCATGCTTTCCAGGTATTATTCAGATCTCTACATCAAGGTCCTAAGTCTGATATTTGGTCAGCTGGAGTGACCTTGCTGTACCTGATGATTGGCAGAACACCTTTCACTGGCGATGCCGAGCAGTAAGAATTACGGACACTAGCAACTTAAACTTAATTCATTTGGACTTTCATTCTAACAGTGGCATGAACAGGAACATAAAAGAGATAGCAAAGTTAAGGGGGAGTGAAGCTCTCTGGGAAATCGCAAAGCTGCACAACCAAGAATCATTATTTCCAATGGTACAAATAATACAAAGTCTTAGTCATACTCCCATTTTGCTCAAGACTTGTAAGATTCTTTCTGTAACAGGACCTGCTCGATGTAAGATACATGGCACCAATAACTCTTCAGGATTGGTGTGCACAAAATGCACGACGACAAGATTTCTTTGATGCCATGCCAAGTTCACTATTTGATCTCGTAGATAAGTGTTTAATGGTGAATCCACGACAGAGGATCACTGCAGATGAAGCTCTTGCACATGACTTTTTTGCTCCTTGCCGTAAGGCTCTCAGAAGCCACCGGCTGCAAAGGCAAGCACAGGCCGAAGCTGTCGTGGAATAGGAGTATCTACACAACCGTTAACAGATACACTTATAATCCATTTACAATACAAAATAGGTCGTTAGTAGTTACATTTAGTGTAGAGCTTATACCTCTGTTgtcttttctttcttccttcTATGTCTGTCGTATCAAGGcaattttaaatgtttgtttGGTAGAAATTTGCATGTATATAGCCACACCAAAAGAGGTAAtgataattcatttttctgctggattctcattttcatttcctttCTAAATCTGAGCTCCATTTCCTTTCTTTCACTCTGTGAATTTAAAATACGATaataaacatgaattatatagggAATGACCCAACATTTGATTCGCTTAAATGAGAGTGGGCGTATCACGTAGTAGAAATTTTTCAAAGTGTGGCAAGTGTCACATTTCTAATGTATGCTAGATAGCGACATAACTGATcctcattttgttattttgaattattaatatcaaatttatcgTTGAATAGATCATGACATGAACCGTACAGTTGATGATATGGCCTGCTGTGATTGGTAATTGTGCGTTGTGCGAAGATATGTTATAAATACATTCTAGTAGGAATATTAGAGCATCTATGATGGGTTTAGGCTAGCCACAAACTACTCCTGCCATATTATCAGCCTAAAattcctcctgccacatcatcaggacaaACAAccacaataaacaaaattaaaaaaacaactaaatttacggaattcaacacaaaatacgaaattaaatttacgacacatatacgagaaaattcattaatttcattttttttaaaaaatacattaattaaaaaaaatacataattaaagaaaacgGGAATCCAAACACGAGCCCCTCCTCACTCTACTCAtcactaatttataaaaaaatacattaaaaatataataaaaaatgcataaaaaattacataaaaaatacattaaaataatgcaataaataaaaaaaatccatgaaaaaaaacattaaaaaaatgcaaccaGCTAGCCGAAATTGAGCCTACTATGACGgctagcgcatcggccagTGGATCAGCTAGCCCCCGCGAATCGGCTAGAGCTCGCCAATCGGCTAGTCTAAATTGCCGCAATGGAccattgtgaatgctcttaATGTACTGCTATTccccaaattcaaatataactCATCTATAATTGTTGACAACTAACTTAGAAATCTAGAATACTCCACATTTTATCTAAAAGTTGAAATgttgataaaattgaatattaaataaaaaatataaatgaaagaaataacaTGTATTGTGATAAGGAAAGGACTCTTATCAAGTGAAGAAAATAGGAGAAAGTCATGAGGAAATCGAATCTCGTCAATAATCTAGAAACTAGAGTttgcaaagaaaataaacgataaaatagaaaagcaaaaaattgatatttattatttgattagaaagaaataacaatgtcacatatttataattctaGTAATTGAATGAGTAAGAAAATAGATATCCTGaagatataataaattaaaataactaattaataaagatataTGGATCTTTATATTGATATGCACGTATCATATTGTCACTCGTCGAATGAGATTGATATGATATTCAACCTGATATGCAAACCGCCTGCGTAAAGtatgtaaaaatataaaataatttatagcagtatttaaaaattaaaagttttttacgattcaaataagaaaagaatataaaaatctaataaaataagactaaaaataaaatctaagtCCGCAGCATATGAATTCTCTACGAATATATCAATTCTCTACGAATATATATACCGATGTCTGCatctttaattcaatttatttcatcAGATCAAAAAGCAACGACTCTCTCAAGACGAAGATAAGCTAAATCAATGGATTCGTTTTCTTCCTTCGTCGATTCGCAATCCTCCTCTCGTAACAGATGGAGTTATGATTCGCTCAAGAATTTCCGCCAGATTTCTCCCGTTGTTCAAACACATCTTAAACAGGTGTTTATTTCCTCGCCGATTCTCtgttttttcaattgattaaTTTCTTTGTTGTTTAAATCATTATGTTGTCAGCTTTCGCGCCGATGATTATGGTGTTTTGGTATGTGTACATTTTGACGTGCTGCGATTCAGGCAAAAAcctaattgaatttatttcgATTTAATTTCCCTTTCCCCAAATTAGGCTCATGAGGGGTTTTTAGTATTGTTCAGAATTGGTTTTGATCATTGTCCTAGAATAGTTGCAGTTAGTTCCGGATGATTTAGTGATCGACGAGCTGTCAATACATTTTTCATAGTTTCGGTGGTTGAAGATAAACGTTGAATTTCGTTAATTCGAATGCATTCTTATTTGACTGTTTCCGGTTGTTCCGTTTCATATGTGGACGAAGTAAATTCTAGAACGTCGCTTCATCCTCTGAATCTCTGTTTTAGCAGTTTATGTTGCCAAGGAatgtgtgtttttcttttcatgcGAGTTCTTTTGCAGTTTTTGCGGATTAGTATTCACTGTATCTGATCATCAACAATGATATTGCCTTAGCTATGCTTTAAAGTTTGTTGAGCatctatattaatttgaattaaaaaaaaatgaggggTTTACTGTTATGGGGTTGCTTGATTTCAGGTGTATCTCTCTCTATGTTGCGCATTGCTGGCATCGGCAGTTGGTGTTTATCTCCACATTCTTTGGAACGTGGGTGGAATTCTCACTCTTCTTGGATGCATGGGCTGCATCTTTTGGCTGCTAGCTACTCCATTTCACCAAGAGGTTTTTCTCTTACAGTtgctcctttttttttcttttgtatattGCTCAAAACTTTTGGTTTAGGTTTTTGGTTCTGATccttatattatttgatgatTGGCAGAAAAAGAAAGTATCCCTTCTCATGGCAGTTGCGCTCCTTGAAGGAGCCTCGATTGGTCCTCTGGTTAAACTGGCCATTGAATTTGACCCAAGGTATTAGTTATATGTGTTCCATAAGCGTGCATATGAGTTTGGAGATATACTTAAGACTGTTTTCTTATTGGATGCCACTGTTGATTTCATTTGGTCCATCAGAAATAAActttaattgtttaaaatcATCTCATCCGTTGTATATATCAGATATTTGTGTATTGTCTTTTTACTGCAGTACTTTGTCCGACATACTTTCTTTGGGTATCTGTGTTATGGATTGCTATGgatattaaaatgtgaatgttGACACCTGAAGCTTCATAATATCATATCTGACTGAATCATGTCTTTTCTTCTCCTCAGTTTCCTCCAAATATGGCACCAGTTATgtctatcattttatcccaacCTTTCTTCTCAAATGGTTTTTGTGAACTCACAAGTCTTTGTATATGGTTTTAATCAAATGGAAAGATGCATATATGCTCCCtgtctttcaatttttttaatcggATCCATGCATAATGAATCCCTTTACttccttttaattaaaattaagttcCTTCTGTACAATTTGAGTCTTTCACTTGTATGTGTATAAGTCATTTTGGTACTACTGGAATCATACCTTAATTTTGGCATAAACAGAAGTTGAACAATTACAAAGTTCTGTGACCAAATTTACGAAAAAGGAAGTAATTTAAGAACAATATGAAATATAGGTATAGTTCATCATAGTTATGAATAAGAGTGCAaatattaattccaaaaacCTGGAAGTAGACTCTACTTTCCCAGTTCCACAATGCTGAATGTTGACAAGCTAACTATTACCTGTTCTCTGAGGTGGTAAATGGCTTGGACCAGTATACTGAAGTagtcaaattttcatttgcagCATTTTGGTTAGTGCTTTTGTTGGTTGTTCTCTGGCCTTTGGTTGTTTTTCTGGAGCTGCAATGGTTGCTAGGCGTAGAGAGTACTTGTACCTTGGTGGTCTGCTTTCTTCCGGTCTCTCCATCCTACTTTGGTTGCACGTTGCATCCTCAATTTTCGGTGGTTCCATGGCCCTATTCAAATTTGAGGTATTGAATTGTGTTGTTCACTTGGATTAAAATACTGAAATGCATGCTTATAATCTTTTGAGAGTCTAAATCTAATTCCTTTCATGCTACTTGTGTGTCACAGTTGTATTTTGGACTGTTGGTGTTTGTGGGCTACATCGTAGTTGATACCCAGGATATAATTGAGAAAGCACACTTGGGAGACCTGGACTATGTGAATCATTCTCTTACCTTGTTTACTGATTTTGTTGGTGTCTTTGTACGAGTTCTTATCATTATGGTAAGTGTTGAAAATTATGAGAGTTGTCTATCTaatctttctcttctttatttttcattggCTTATTGTGAACTTCGATGATTTGTTGCAGTTGAAGAATGCATctgagaaagaagaaaagaagaagaagaggagggaCTGAGTTATCCCGAAATTGGAGAGAAGATGAACAGGGTTCTTCTTGGAAATAACACTTGTCTATAAAACTTGGTGTTTTTTGGTTGGTAAATTAGGTTACTACTTAGTTCTGCGTCCAGTACATTGAAATGGTTTATGGATACTTGACTTTTGATGATGGATTATGTTTGGTTTTGAAACCCAATGTGTATCTTTTTCACTACTCATGTTCATATCTTGTTTAGTTTAAAGTTGATTTACAATGAGTGCAGAGGAGCAGTCTTTTAGCAAGAAATGGGTGTTTAGAGGTTAACTAGACAAAGAATAAATtaggaaatgaaataaagtaagagagtatagattttttcaaaagaaacgattcaattattttaggatggcccaaaaaaaagaacataacTAAAACATGACAAATGACAACTGAATGGGATTTGAGAAAAACGTCCTAGTAGTAAAATAAACGGGTCCAACTAtagacaaaaataatactagtagtaaatgaataattaaaattatactccattgaGATTTTCTGTCATCTGctgaaaatggcaaaaaataagttattgAGATTCGTGTGAAGTTAGTCAATGCTGATGAAGTGAACGGCTAGCCTGCACTCCTTTTTGTAATCTTCTTCATTTGGAAATCCACATCTTTTTCATACTATATTAAACTagtgaaaaaatgaatttcttGATTGGGCATTCTAACGTATGTTGAGTTAGACTTGTAACATTTCGATCCATCCAATGAGGACCCTCCCTTTGTCTCATTTCCTTGATTATACTATTAAAGAAAAACCTCTAATCTCTTCATAGTAGCAGAACAACCCCACTGTGCAACATggttattttctctttctcttcttccattaatttattatgtgtTGATGATTGATGGAAAATCTGAATGTTTGCGTAGACGACGAGCAAGTGGTGCAGAAACAGGGATGTTGTAGTGGTGGTTTATGCAGAGAGGAGGGTGAGGCAGAAGCGAGGCAGCCGGCGTAGGAATGTTGATGGCACTGCCAGAGTTAGAGGAAACAACAGAAGAGCTGAGCTTCTTGACTACGCCAAGCATCTCCGGTCTCCTGCAACTGTAACTGCACCTCAATCACCTCCACCATCTCACATCAAACAAAAACAGGTCAATCCATTTTCCATTTAGATCATACATAAgttttgtaacttgtaagtTTTAGAATTCAGCATGAgtctatttattttctctagcTATCAACACTTGATTTTATGGAGTCCGATGCATGATCTGAAGGTAACGTTAGAAAGCTCTCGATCATATCTTTTTAATCATAcctataaattttgatttaatcaCATGAAGTGGAAAATTACCTAGAGTTTATGTCATGAagccttttcttcttttgctCGAATTTGGAATCCTGCGCCCATACCATTGTCGAGAACTTTCCAACGATACCTTAGAATTCAGATTTTTGCACCAACTCTATCGAACTCCAAATAATCAAAGGGGCAATGAGAATTGGACTCTATCAAATTCCAAAACATACATAATgcatatatcaataaaaaaaaaatgggttaaAAGAGTTTTTGTAAAATTCTAGGCTTTGGGTGCTGATGGAGGAAGAAAGCAAAACAATTTGAGTACTCCAACGTGTTCCAACAAATGGAGCTTTGTAGTAACAAGATTTCTGGGATGTATGAGGGGCCCCAAAACCACCAAagataagaagaaaaagaatcaTAAGAGCAATGTGAAAGCTCTTATACACAGTTTTCAGGTCAAATTTGGTCTTTACTTTTCACCATAAATTAGGTTCTTCAATATACAATGCCAATACTTAATTTTTCTCCACACTTTTTAGACAAAGAAACGGGGGAGCTTCGTATCAAAATTGCTTGCAGCGTTGCAGAAACGACGTTAGGAAAGACTCATCTCGAGTCGTGTGTTGCTTACACCGAGGTGAAGGAGATCTTCCAGCTAACAAGTTGAGTACTGCAGATTTAAGAgttattcttaaaatttagcCTAAAGTTTGAGGTCATCATAGTACACTTTAATctgaattaacaaaaattactaatataaatcATCAATACTTGTCTGTTTTGTTCACTTAATACATTGAGTCAATTAATATTTCTGGCCGATTGAATATTGCAGGCACAATCAAACTTAGCTCAaccattttctttgttttgttcaATAATTCCATGGATCAATAGTTGTACGGGCCTGCTTTAAGatcacatatttaattaatttacactTGTAGCATGCATATTCAACAAGTTCTTTATATTTACATTGAAAACAATCAACCTTAAACAAGAACGCCAAAAACTCTCTTGGGaggtaaatttaaataaaaacatttatttatttcatgataaTACTCAGTCAACAAGATGACCTgacaattaaatactaatataatgcTGTCACCTATTTATTTGATGGATATATAAAATTACCTAATTGAGCCGAGTCAGCAAAATCTAAGGCCTCGAGCTTAAGTGTCGTCCTTGCCGAAGTTGATTTTAGCTCAAGTTtggtagtaatttttttgaccAATACCTCCATTCAACGTTTAGAATAAAGCAacactttatttatattgtaatAACTGCGGTGTGCTTCTCTTAGTGGAAATACGCTgaaaattttctctaaaaCATCTTTGACTCCAATTGGTTTTATGATAAAGCCCCATGAATTTCTGTCATAATATTAGAATGAGATCTGATTGACTGAACCtgcaatatactccctccgtctaaaaaaataatcatatttatggATGACACGAGtgttaatgagaaattggtaaaataagagagaataaaaaaaagtagataaaataagagatccATCTATGGagaaaagtgaataaagtatgagagaaatgagaaaaagtagatgTATGAGAAataaactttcaatttttagaaataatattatttttttatggacatTCTAACATgataaaatgagactatttttcatgcaaaaaaaaaatataaagttctAAATTTGGGCTATTTTGATAGAGAGATGGTCCAATCGAtttaaaaaacttttatttCCTTCAAGGTCCACCTTAAAGGGTTTAAGGGATTGTGATTACACATGAAAGAAAAAGACATAACAATATCACGTAAAGAGAGTATTGAAACTAGCTATTATATAAGGCTCACGAGTTATTCATCCTATCAACAGTTAATTTTAGGATAAATTCTTATGAATTTCAAGTGGATGTAATATTATTTACCACTCTAGACATGATGCAAAGATAATAGACActttgtagtagtattaaaaagcAGAAACGGAGGGGAGAATTAAGCCTGCAAGAGGCTGCTAACAAACACAGAAATGGGAACTCTAACAACATGATGTCTACTCCCTTCCAACACCATCTCCCCAAAGGTGTATCCATTCCTCCTCTGCCTCGCCTCCATCATCATTATAATATACCTCGACGCGTTCACGCCTATCGTAAACTCACTCGGCGCAACGCTAACCTTAACCCCCAAAGGCGGCCGCACCACCACCCGATACCTCTCCTCCGCGCCTCCCACGTTCGTCACTCTCCTCGTCACCTTCCTCGTCCCCACCAGGTTCGACACCGTCACGCTCGCCGTGTTCAGGTCCGAGCACCACTCCATCCTCTCGTCCGGGGGCGGGCACCCGACCCCCACCGCCCGCTTTATGGACATGTCGTCCACTCCCGGGACCGCGCACAGGAACTCCACGTAGTGCCTGAACGAGGCGTCGAAGATCAGCCCCGGGTCGATGGCGCGGGACGGGTTGATTAGCCCTGCCCCGAGGTCGAAGGGGGTTGCCGGGTTTAGCCTGCTCGTGCACTGGGCTAGGATGGGGCTGCCGGTGCGGTCGGTGGCGTTGGCCGTTGTCATCATTGCTGAAGTGATGGCAGCCGGGCTCCACGTGCGGTGCTTGTGCTTTATCAGGGCCGCGATGCCCGCCACGTGCGGTGTCGCCATGCTTGTTCCCGATAGCATAGCGAAAGATTGACCTGCGCGACAATTTGAAGCATTGTTagtgaagaaataaaaatgatagcacaaaacatatcaattgctccaattgatatgttttgtgTTGCTAAGTGATTTATTTTGTGCTGCCAACTTACAAGTTAGCAAGTTCTATTTTATGATAGTTCTCAATTTAACAACTCGCtacatatagtactagtagtgTATAAGTGTTTTCCATGTTCAATTATTTGGACGTCTTATGAGAGTGGtccaaaaacaaaatccaTGCGAACTTATttcaaagcggacaatattaaactaatatgCAGTCTAGAGATGATAATTTGTTACCTTTGATGTATTCATCTCCTACACTAGAAGGAGTCCAAGCAGCCCATATGGAAGAACCCGGAGCCATGATGTTCGGCTTCAGAACATCGACCGTCTCCAAACGAGCATTGTTGAGGTCTGGACCCCGAGATGAATACGATGCCACCACTGCTCTCTTCCCACCATAGCTTGCCTTTCTTCCATCCAAAATCCTCGCAGTCGCTCCGAATATCACAGCCATCCCGCTAGTGCTCCTCACCGTATTCGCGTTGTAATACTCCCACAGAGCCTGCACCATAACATCAACTTATTAGGCCTTGGCTAACCTTATTCTTAAAAAGATGAAACATGATGAAGGGTATGTAAACATACCGAAGAAGATCTCATGTTGTATAGAATAATTCCTGGGATGCGGAGGGTGACGGTGGCGCCCTTGATCTGATCAGCACCGATGTCGGGATCCATGGTGAGAATGAAGCCAGCAGCCCCTATAGTTTCTACAGTAGCTGCAACTCTGGAAATGGTTGCTGCCTCAGTGTCGAAGTCGAATGTGTAGGTGCAAATAATGAGTTTGCCGCGAGCCAACGAGCGAATGAAGGCATCCTGGCTTTGGCAGCTTTCCACCAGCCCTGCTGTGATGTTCCTTCTGCAAACGTCCGCGGCCGCTGCAATCTGGAAATGCACACTACCCATAGTTGGCGCTGCACCCACAACAATTCATAAATACTCTGTTTTTACTAAGGGAATCCtgtattttcttataataaagtaggagagaagaagagaattaCGTGCTAGTCCGATTCCTGTGTAACGACGGCCGTTACCGAGGTAGAGAGAGCTGTTATACTTGCGATCAGTGATGGAGGCAGCGACGCTGGTGATCCACGGGCTAAATGAGAGGATGGAGCTGGAGGAAGGGCCGCCATTTCCGACTGCTTGGACAACGAGGACACCGGCTTTGGTTGCAAAGAGAAGCTCGAGTTCTAACATGTTGAGGAAGGCCGAGGCGCCCGAGGGAACACCGGTTGGCCCTATTGAAAGACTTAGTATATCCACTCCATCTTCCACTGCCTAGCTTCACAAAACACATTTCATTCATTCCTCTTAACTAATTTAGttaattcaatattatcttcgtccacaaaaaaatagttatatttttttatttattttggttgtccaccaaaattagtttctatatgtatttatagtaatattttttctctccctctctctcgtGGGTTACATTTTCCTCTAACAACACTTCAACCACATTTTCCTCTTcatatcttttttactttatcaaatttgCATTAAAAACTGTGTTATTCACTactaaaactattttttttagactGAGGCAGTATATCCTGATCGCATCACCTGATCAACAGCCGCCACAACGTCCGACATGTAGCCCCCGAAAGGAAACATAGCTTTATACACTGCAATGCTGaagcatatatatacaatCATAGCATAAatcttaatattatttgaatcaaACCAAGCCATGCTTACTTACCTAGCACCTGGTGCCATGCCACTAGCAAAGCCATAGTTGAAGTTGTTCACTTTCACAGGAATATTGTGAATTCCTGCTGCTGTGGATGCTGTATGGCTGTAATTACattcacataatttaatttaattacttttgttGTGTACTAGTAATAGTGAAGCATATTACTGACTTGCCTTCCGTGGCCATCTGGGTCGAAGGGGGAAGCAACGTCGCGCGTGGCATTGAATTCTCCGGCTGCAATGGCTGCTCTTGCAAAATATTGTGCAGCAACTATCTTGGCATTGCATGATGAGGCTGGAAACTGGCGGCCGGTGACACATTTTCCCTTGAACCTGCTGAATTTGGGAGGTGTTGACGAAGTTCCGGTGGTGAAGCTTGGATGTGAGGGGTTGATTCCGGTGTCTATTAGGCCTATCACCACCCCTTTCCCGGCGCCCGCGTATCCACCTAAGGCTGGCCAAGCGCCGCTGTTGATCTCCAACAGTTGTGGTGTGTATGTTGTTAGCTTCTGCATTTTCATATCTTCATGGATGTATCTAACTCTTTTTGCACTTCCAAGCAGATGAACAACCTGTATGTAAGATGCATCAGATCAGATACACCAAAATGTTGCATGAGAGAGTTGAACATGCAACCAGTTTGtgatgaaaaataaacatgaactttgtaagagaaagaagagaaagtaaagtaaaacaaagaataagatgttttgtttttagctaaaaagagaaatgactcaagtaacttgagacaattcaaaaaggaatacgactcaagtaacttgggacggaggaagtacaagACAGTTGATAAAgatatgtctttgtgttgataattttaatatacaaaatagaaaagttaTGCGTTATgtattgaaaattagttattgttataatacgACCCTAAGCCAAgttatttactccctccgtcccggataattcgtctcagtttttcatttcggtccgtcccacataatttgtcccatttcacttttaccatttttggtagtggaccccatattccactaactcattcctactcacattttattataaaactaatatataaagataggacccacattccactaactttttcaacccacttttcattacaatttttaaaacccgtgcccggtcaaagtgatcCGAATTATGCGGGACGGatgtagtaattattaaaattaaacataaaaaattaatcaaacatactagtattatatttgtGTGTGCATATACCTCCTCATTTTTTGCATGAATGGCAAAGCCATTCAACAAATGAGTATAACTATAGAGCTTGATGTAGGAGCCTCGCTCGAGCAGGGATTCGAGGAAAATGTCGTGCTGCTGCATCATTTTCTCCTTGTAAATTCCAGCGTCGACGTCGCTTT harbors:
- the LOC125224149 gene encoding bax inhibitor 1-like; amino-acid sequence: MDSFSSFVDSQSSSRNRWSYDSLKNFRQISPVVQTHLKQVYLSLCCALLASAVGVYLHILWNVGGILTLLGCMGCIFWLLATPFHQEKKKVSLLMAVALLEGASIGPLVKLAIEFDPSILVSAFVGCSLAFGCFSGAAMVARRREYLYLGGLLSSGLSILLWLHVASSIFGGSMALFKFELYFGLLVFVGYIVVDTQDIIEKAHLGDLDYVNHSLTLFTDFVGVFVRVLIIMLKNASEKEEKKKKRRD
- the LOC125224150 gene encoding uncharacterized protein LOC125224150 — its product is MTTSKWCRNRDVVVVVYAERRVRQKRGSRRRNVDGTARVRGNNRRAELLDYAKHLRSPATVTAPQSPPPSHIKQKQALGADGGRKQNNLSTPTCSNKWSFVVTRFLGCMRGPKTTKDKKKKNHKSNVKALIHSFQTKKRGSFVSKLLAALQKRR
- the LOC125217718 gene encoding subtilisin-like protease SBT2.5, with amino-acid sequence MISIFIINILIVCFTADAKVLMVLMEDDPLVTMSPSDVDAGIYKEKMMQQHDIFLESLLERGSYIKLYSYTHLLNGFAIHAKNEEVVHLLGSAKRVRYIHEDMKMQKLTTYTPQLLEINSGAWPALGGYAGAGKGVVIGLIDTGINPSHPSFTTGTSSTPPKFSRFKGKCVTGRQFPASSCNAKIVAAQYFARAAIAAGEFNATRDVASPFDPDGHGSHTASTAAGIHNIPVKVNNFNYGFASGMAPGASIAVYKAMFPFGGYMSDVVAAVDQAVEDGVDILSLSIGPTGVPSGASAFLNMLELELLFATKAGVLVVQAVGNGGPSSSSILSFSPWITSVAASITDRKYNSSLYLGNGRRYTGIGLAPPTMGSVHFQIAAAADVCRRNITAGLVESCQSQDAFIRSLARGKLIICTYTFDFDTEAATISRVAATVETIGAAGFILTMDPDIGADQIKGATVTLRIPGIILYNMRSSSALWEYYNANTVRSTSGMAVIFGATARILDGRKASYGGKRAVVASYSSRGPDLNNARLETVDVLKPNIMAPGSSIWAAWTPSSVGDEYIKGQSFAMLSGTSMATPHVAGIAALIKHKHRTWSPAAITSAMMTTANATDRTGSPILAQCTSRLNPATPFDLGAGLINPSRAIDPGLIFDASFRHYVEFLCAVPGVDDMSIKRAVGVGCPPPDERMEWCSDLNTASVTVSNLVGTRKVTRRVTNVGGAEERYRVVVRPPLGVKVSVAPSEFTIGVNASRYIIMMMEARQRRNGYTFGEMVLEGSRHHVVRVPISVFVSSLLQA